One window from the genome of Pseudomonadota bacterium encodes:
- a CDS encoding YwbE family protein gives MDGTNRSDITPGIKVAIVLKKDQRTGIMTEGVVKDILTKSPRHPHGIKVRLQGGEIGRVKKILDRISINTGS, from the coding sequence ATGGATGGAACAAATCGGTCTGATATAACACCGGGGATAAAGGTTGCCATAGTACTGAAAAAAGATCAGCGCACCGGGATAATGACAGAAGGAGTTGTAAAGGATATCCTGACTAAATCACCACGGCACCCCCATGGCATAAAAGTACGCTTGCAAGGCGGGGAGATTGGGCGGGTGAAAAAAATACTTGATCGGATTTCAATAAATACCGGGAGTTGA
- a CDS encoding uracil-DNA glycosylase yields MDNKDIDCKNCRHYYITWDRKFPYGCKAIQFKSARLPSLEVFAASGIACLRFEEKIIKPGKKRVSRGK; encoded by the coding sequence GTGGACAATAAGGATATCGATTGTAAAAATTGCAGGCACTATTATATAACCTGGGACAGGAAATTTCCTTACGGGTGCAAAGCAATTCAATTCAAATCTGCCAGATTGCCTTCTCTCGAAGTCTTTGCTGCATCCGGTATTGCCTGCCTGCGTTTTGAAGAAAAAATAATAAAACCGGGAAAAAAGCGTGTATCCAGAGGCAAATAA
- a CDS encoding AAA family ATPase codes for MKIAISGKGGVGKTTLAGVMARALGERGFKVLAIDADPDSNLGSAIGFTSEELKGAVPLAQMEEFIEERTGAKKGQYGSFFKLNPMVDDIPDKFSVEKGNVRLIVLGNIVQGGGGCFCAENVLLKSLLSYVLIERDEYVIVDMEAGLEHLGRGSTAYIDALIVVVEPGQRSFQTAYQTKKLAADLGIKNIFIVGNKVMNDDDLTLIKENLGGLSLIGCLGYNGKVLEADKQGVSPYDIDAQIKAETGDIIDNLEKSIK; via the coding sequence GTGAAGATTGCCATATCAGGTAAAGGCGGAGTGGGGAAAACAACCCTTGCAGGGGTAATGGCAAGGGCACTGGGGGAACGTGGTTTTAAGGTGCTCGCAATAGATGCTGACCCTGATTCTAACCTGGGGAGTGCTATAGGTTTTACATCAGAAGAATTGAAAGGGGCTGTGCCGCTGGCACAGATGGAAGAATTCATCGAAGAGCGGACAGGCGCAAAAAAAGGACAGTATGGCTCATTTTTTAAACTGAACCCAATGGTTGATGACATACCCGACAAATTTTCCGTTGAAAAAGGCAATGTCAGGTTAATTGTTCTGGGCAATATCGTTCAGGGCGGCGGCGGCTGTTTTTGCGCAGAGAATGTACTTTTAAAGAGCCTGCTCTCCTATGTACTTATTGAGCGGGATGAATACGTGATTGTGGATATGGAAGCAGGACTTGAGCATCTTGGAAGGGGTTCTACAGCTTACATTGATGCGCTTATCGTTGTTGTGGAACCCGGTCAGAGAAGTTTCCAGACAGCATACCAGACTAAGAAACTTGCTGCTGACCTTGGGATAAAAAATATATTTATTGTAGGAAACAAGGTGATGAACGATGATGACCTGACCCTGATTAAGGAGAACCTTGGCGGTTTGTCGCTCATCGGATGCCTGGGATATAACGGAAAAGTGCTGGAGGCTGATAAGCAGGGTGTATCCCCTTATGATATAGATGCACAAATCAAGGCGGAAACTGGAGATATTATCGATAACCTTGAGAAATCAATAAAATGA
- a CDS encoding lysophospholipid acyltransferase family protein → MMRIIAPISLICSTIFLSSIALAASIFDNKGIVIHKFSCFWAFLHLKMCGIKVLSKGTENLSKPPYIIMCNHQSALDIFVLYIALPFLFKWVAKRQLFSIPFVGWIMKRAGYVSLDRENAREGLKAINDAAQKIREGMNIIIFPEGTRSKDGKLLPFKKGVFSLALRAGVPVIPVGIIGTSRLQPKDSLMPKAKGVIYVNIGKPVLINGDKASEKARIMDEVRASIEKLTAEN, encoded by the coding sequence ATGATGAGAATTATTGCTCCCATCAGCCTCATATGTTCAACTATTTTTCTCTCATCTATTGCCCTTGCAGCTTCTATCTTTGACAACAAAGGCATAGTAATCCACAAGTTTTCATGCTTTTGGGCTTTTCTCCATCTGAAGATGTGCGGCATTAAGGTTTTGTCAAAAGGAACGGAAAATCTTTCGAAGCCGCCTTATATAATTATGTGTAATCATCAGAGTGCACTTGATATATTTGTGCTCTATATTGCACTTCCTTTTTTATTTAAATGGGTTGCAAAGAGACAACTCTTTTCCATTCCTTTTGTGGGGTGGATCATGAAAAGAGCCGGTTATGTCAGCCTCGACAGGGAAAACGCGAGGGAAGGTTTAAAAGCGATAAACGATGCAGCGCAAAAAATCAGGGAAGGCATGAATATAATCATATTCCCTGAAGGCACCCGAAGTAAGGACGGAAAACTGCTCCCCTTTAAAAAAGGGGTGTTTTCGCTCGCTCTACGTGCCGGTGTTCCTGTGATCCCCGTAGGGATTATCGGGACGAGCAGATTGCAGCCGAAGGATAGTCTTATGCCTAAAGCAAAAGGGGTAATATATGTTAATATAGGTAAACCGGTATTGATCAACGGGGATAAAGCTTCGGAAAAGGCAAGGATAATGGATGAAGTAAGAGCGTCCATTGAAAAGCTGACGGCAGAAAATTAA
- a CDS encoding DNA translocase FtsK 4TM domain-containing protein yields the protein MSGEFKKEILGIGLFGIFVFLFVSLISYYPLDPSFNTLAEGSAKNLCGKVGSYITDILIQLFGMVSYLLPAITLLFSVFYLRKKDPPHILVLSSGLVLLFLSMSVILQLLVGRLQIKGVVIPFSGFLGVLLEKTLVNLFSYFGSYLISVILFLISIFLIVQAPMLSLLEIRIARRKSVEHRKEIKVAEEKKPEPVIEKKAVQESFEFFKDIGPYKLPHVSLLDAIEKKEVKIDKESIQLNASILEKKLKDYGINGRVSEVKPGPVITMYEFEPAPGIKVSRISNLADDLAMALSAVSIRIIAPIPGKAVVGIEIPNKIRQTVYFREIVESEQFISSQSYLTLALGKTISGEPYVAELSKMPHLLVAGSTGSGKSVSLNSMICSILYKATPVNVRFLMIDLKMLELSFYDGIPHLLLPVVTNPKNAKTSLHWLIDEMERRYTMMAEMGVRSIEKYNQKTAKLEREQGHDILPYIVVVIDELADLMMVSTREVEEYIARLAQMARASGIHLILATQRPSVDVLTGIIKANFPARISCQVSSKVDSRTILDANGAESLLGYGDMLFMSPGLSKLQRIHGPFVSEGEIKRIVGFLKEQSTPLYQTEILEEKDEKGEEEEIDDEKYKEAVEFVVDKGEASISMVQRRFRIGYNRAARIVERMERDGVVGPSDGVKPREVLRK from the coding sequence ATGTCTGGAGAGTTTAAAAAGGAGATATTAGGCATCGGACTTTTCGGTATCTTTGTATTTTTGTTTGTCAGTCTGATTTCATACTATCCTCTTGATCCCTCTTTTAATACGCTTGCAGAAGGATCTGCAAAAAATCTTTGCGGGAAGGTCGGCTCTTATATCACGGACATCCTTATCCAGTTGTTTGGGATGGTGAGCTATCTCCTGCCTGCGATAACTTTACTGTTTTCTGTGTTTTACCTGAGAAAAAAAGACCCTCCTCATATACTTGTGCTCTCATCGGGGCTTGTACTGCTATTTCTGTCAATGTCGGTTATTTTACAACTCCTGGTAGGAAGATTGCAGATCAAAGGTGTTGTTATTCCCTTTTCCGGTTTCCTCGGTGTTCTGCTTGAAAAAACCCTGGTGAATCTATTCAGCTATTTCGGCAGTTACCTTATTTCTGTTATCCTCTTTCTGATTTCTATTTTTCTGATTGTCCAGGCGCCGATGCTTTCCCTCCTCGAAATACGTATTGCAAGGAGAAAATCGGTAGAGCACAGGAAAGAGATCAAAGTAGCGGAAGAAAAGAAGCCTGAGCCAGTGATAGAGAAAAAAGCAGTTCAGGAGTCTTTTGAGTTTTTTAAAGATATCGGCCCCTATAAGCTTCCGCATGTTTCACTACTCGATGCCATAGAGAAGAAAGAAGTAAAAATTGACAAAGAGAGTATACAGCTCAATGCAAGTATCCTTGAGAAAAAATTGAAGGACTACGGGATTAACGGAAGGGTTTCAGAGGTAAAGCCCGGTCCGGTAATAACCATGTATGAATTTGAGCCTGCCCCGGGCATAAAGGTAAGCAGAATTTCTAATCTTGCCGATGACCTGGCAATGGCGTTAAGTGCTGTGTCAATAAGGATTATTGCGCCTATTCCGGGGAAAGCCGTGGTAGGTATAGAAATACCTAATAAAATACGTCAGACGGTATATTTCAGAGAGATTGTCGAATCCGAACAGTTCATTTCATCTCAATCTTATCTGACCCTTGCGCTGGGCAAGACAATATCAGGCGAGCCATATGTTGCAGAGTTGTCCAAGATGCCCCATCTACTGGTTGCCGGTTCCACCGGCTCCGGTAAGAGTGTGTCCCTCAACAGCATGATATGCAGCATTCTTTACAAAGCCACGCCGGTCAATGTAAGGTTTCTCATGATTGATCTGAAGATGCTTGAACTCTCCTTCTATGACGGCATACCGCACCTCCTTCTTCCTGTTGTTACAAACCCTAAAAATGCAAAGACGTCTTTGCATTGGCTCATAGATGAGATGGAGAGAAGATACACGATGATGGCGGAAATGGGTGTGCGGAGCATAGAGAAGTACAATCAAAAGACGGCGAAGCTGGAGCGGGAGCAGGGACATGATATACTGCCCTATATTGTTGTTGTCATAGACGAGCTTGCCGATTTGATGATGGTCTCTACGAGGGAAGTGGAGGAATATATCGCAAGACTTGCGCAGATGGCCAGGGCGTCCGGAATCCATCTGATTCTTGCTACACAACGGCCATCGGTAGATGTGCTGACAGGCATTATCAAGGCAAATTTTCCGGCCCGCATCTCATGCCAGGTATCGTCAAAGGTGGATTCAAGGACAATTCTTGATGCAAACGGTGCTGAAAGCCTGCTCGGATACGGAGACATGCTTTTTATGAGTCCCGGACTCAGCAAACTTCAGCGTATTCATGGTCCCTTCGTGTCGGAAGGGGAGATAAAGAGAATCGTCGGTTTTCTGAAAGAACAGTCGACGCCTTTATATCAGACCGAGATACTTGAGGAAAAGGATGAAAAGGGAGAGGAAGAAGAAATAGATGACGAGAAATACAAAGAAGCAGTGGAGTTTGTTGTGGATAAAGGGGAAGCATCTATAAGCATGGTTCAGAGGAGGTTCAGGATAGGATACAACAGGGCTGCCAGGATTGTGGAGAGGATGGAAAGGGATGGTGTTGTCGGCCCCTCTGACGGGGTTAAACCGAGAGAAGTTTTGAGAAAATAA
- a CDS encoding outer membrane lipoprotein carrier protein LolA, translating to MKKRPFKCNYILLMFMILCSCTFVTGVSGETLKTPAAQGGIEVKTDVKHSSPFDTIEKTYAEINTLNAQFQQKIVISSLKKERAFEGKFLYKRHKGFLWQYVSPKGRYFLYDGKYIWQGEDEKPFVQKNKVSKDKTDGTFLDLVEDVSKLDELFNLKHHEKTGDTEVLELIPKKDSTIKTAKVWIDRQNMVKKIELHEFTGNVNTIEFVSIKVNQPIEDTRFIFKPDKQKEIIER from the coding sequence ATGAAAAAGAGACCATTTAAGTGCAATTATATTTTATTGATGTTTATGATACTTTGTTCATGTACTTTCGTGACAGGTGTTTCAGGTGAAACGCTTAAGACTCCGGCTGCGCAAGGCGGAATTGAAGTCAAAACCGATGTGAAGCATTCTTCTCCCTTTGATACGATTGAAAAGACATATGCGGAGATCAACACCCTGAATGCACAGTTCCAGCAGAAGATAGTTATTTCGAGCTTGAAGAAGGAAAGGGCATTTGAAGGAAAATTTCTCTACAAAAGACATAAGGGTTTTCTTTGGCAGTATGTATCACCAAAAGGCAGGTATTTCCTCTATGACGGGAAGTATATATGGCAGGGGGAAGATGAAAAACCTTTTGTGCAGAAAAACAAGGTGAGCAAAGATAAAACTGATGGTACATTTCTGGACCTTGTAGAAGATGTATCCAAATTAGATGAACTTTTTAACCTGAAACATCATGAAAAGACAGGGGATACAGAAGTGCTTGAACTTATTCCTAAAAAAGACAGCACAATAAAGACGGCAAAGGTCTGGATAGACAGACAAAACATGGTTAAAAAAATAGAACTTCATGAATTTACAGGGAATGTTAACACAATTGAGTTTGTATCCATAAAGGTGAATCAGCCCATAGAGGATACGAGGTTCATATTTAAACCGGACAAGCAAAAAGAAATTATAGAAAGATGA
- the recO gene encoding DNA repair protein RecO, whose translation MGLHKDEAIILSKRAYGESDKIMRLFTLISGKISAIAKGAGKSQKRFMNTLEPFNHINVEYFEKQARGMVRIENADIIETGSGMETSLKKVSVAAFFVEFADRLTKEREKNTALFYILKDILARLKYNEFDYEDILHQELKILEILGYMPNFIGCVYCGKFITDDHKVHFSSERGGILCPACSRAIPHRTYSGGTIPRLISIGNNGNSSAFEVRDSKGPSDVYIPDETKRFEREVMEIMESFISFHLDVEFKSYKILKSLI comes from the coding sequence ATGGGACTGCACAAAGACGAAGCGATTATCCTTTCAAAAAGAGCATACGGCGAGTCGGATAAGATTATGCGGCTTTTTACGCTGATATCCGGGAAGATTTCCGCAATTGCAAAAGGTGCCGGTAAAAGCCAGAAACGCTTCATGAATACCCTTGAACCCTTTAATCATATAAATGTCGAGTATTTTGAAAAACAGGCCAGGGGGATGGTAAGAATAGAAAATGCCGATATTATAGAAACCGGCAGCGGTATGGAAACAAGTCTTAAAAAGGTATCTGTTGCCGCTTTTTTTGTAGAGTTTGCCGACAGGCTTACTAAGGAGCGGGAGAAGAATACCGCCCTCTTTTATATACTGAAGGATATACTGGCAAGACTGAAATATAATGAGTTTGACTATGAAGACATTCTTCACCAGGAGCTTAAAATACTGGAAATATTGGGTTATATGCCTAATTTTATTGGCTGCGTCTATTGCGGCAAATTTATTACTGATGACCATAAAGTTCATTTTTCAAGCGAAAGGGGAGGCATCCTCTGTCCTGCCTGCTCAAGGGCTATCCCGCACAGGACCTATTCGGGGGGCACTATCCCGAGGCTTATTTCAATCGGCAATAACGGTAACAGTTCAGCATTTGAGGTCCGCGATAGTAAAGGACCTTCAGATGTATATATTCCGGATGAGACAAAGCGTTTCGAGAGGGAAGTCATGGAGATCATGGAAAGCTTTATCTCCTTTCATCTCGATGTTGAATTCAAATCGTATAAAATACTGAAAAGTCTGATCTGA
- a CDS encoding HU family DNA-binding protein, translated as MTKTEIVAKVAEELKISKVAAGKAFQTIIGCIEGALKKGGKTTIIGFGTFSVAQRSARKGRNPRTGKEIKIAAKKVPKFSAGAALKAVVNGKAAAKPVKKAVKKPAAKAKKK; from the coding sequence ATGACAAAAACAGAAATCGTAGCAAAGGTAGCAGAAGAACTTAAGATTTCAAAAGTAGCAGCAGGTAAGGCATTTCAGACGATTATCGGCTGTATAGAGGGAGCACTGAAGAAAGGTGGGAAAACAACAATTATAGGATTCGGTACGTTTTCTGTCGCACAAAGAAGCGCAAGAAAGGGTAGAAATCCACGGACCGGCAAAGAGATCAAAATTGCCGCGAAGAAAGTGCCTAAGTTCTCCGCAGGAGCAGCGTTAAAGGCAGTGGTCAATGGTAAGGCAGCCGCAAAACCCGTAAAGAAAGCAGTAAAGAAACCAGCAGCCAAAGCAAAGAAGAAATAA
- a CDS encoding IclR family transcriptional regulator produces MTGENQPTFFNKSLERALQIMNAFRTDRREFTVGQLSYILGLSRATVSRLCTTLVKYDYLKQAPESKQYSLGIRLFDLGSIVFDSFSLRRIASPHLSRLQIKVGKTIYLGILENDELLYIDKREDPRNPVSFTSRIGTRRSPNWGMLGLVLMAYLPDSEVDRLLRKYPLVASTKRSIIRKDEYKERLRKVREEGYAIDVEEVFEGISGVSVPIRDFTAKVTASLGVGFISSSVDSKGLKRIIKEAMETARIISREMGYVKKEGQTE; encoded by the coding sequence ATGACCGGGGAAAACCAACCAACCTTCTTTAACAAATCATTGGAGAGGGCATTACAAATCATGAATGCCTTTCGGACCGACCGACGGGAGTTTACTGTGGGCCAACTTTCCTATATCCTGGGTCTGTCCAGGGCTACAGTTTCAAGACTGTGCACAACGCTCGTCAAATACGACTACCTTAAGCAGGCCCCGGAGTCAAAACAGTATTCTCTTGGCATAAGATTGTTTGACCTGGGTAGTATCGTCTTTGACTCCTTCTCTCTCAGGCGCATTGCCTCTCCCCACCTAAGCCGCCTGCAAATTAAGGTAGGCAAGACCATATACTTAGGGATTCTGGAGAACGACGAACTGCTTTATATTGATAAGAGGGAAGATCCCCGGAACCCAGTTAGTTTCACATCGAGGATAGGTACGCGCCGTTCCCCTAATTGGGGTATGCTGGGGTTAGTGCTCATGGCATACCTTCCGGATAGTGAGGTGGACAGGCTTCTTCGCAAATATCCTCTCGTAGCATCGACAAAGAGGTCCATTATTAGGAAAGATGAGTACAAGGAACGGCTTCGGAAGGTGCGGGAAGAGGGCTATGCCATCGACGTGGAAGAGGTCTTTGAGGGCATTAGCGGGGTATCCGTCCCGATCCGTGATTTTACAGCAAAGGTTACGGCAAGCCTTGGTGTAGGCTTCATCTCTTCCTCGGTGGATTCGAAGGGTCTGAAAAGAATAATCAAAGAGGCTATGGAAACTGCCCGGATCATCTCCAGGGAGATGGGTTATGTCAAAAAAGAAGGGCAGACCGAATAG
- a CDS encoding TRAP transporter substrate-binding protein → MRKGAFVLGLIVSILFSTYCQADVIKLKFANYFPPMHKNSIIMEKYCKELNKKLAGKVEITHYTGGILLTAAKIATGIGAGVADIGLSHCSYSRGRFPVMEIMELPLGFPSSWVATHAANDFYNKFKPKEWDNYQTLMFSTSPPCVVQTLTKPVKTLEDIKGLKIRGTGRIADITKALGALPMPLEMVDVYESLRRGVLEGNLGNFEQMKGFKIGELLKYNTASWKISSVNIFYVIMNKAKWNSLPADVQAVITDYTKGFLEEWAVSWNDIEIEGREFFLKQGGQIIPLADTEANRWIKAVEPIIAEYKKDMVSKGYKADEVDNWVNFLRERVEYWKGQEKARNIPTAYKY, encoded by the coding sequence ATGAGAAAAGGCGCATTTGTACTGGGGCTTATCGTTTCAATTCTATTCTCGACCTATTGTCAAGCAGATGTGATCAAGTTGAAGTTCGCGAACTATTTCCCACCCATGCACAAGAATTCAATCATTATGGAAAAGTACTGCAAGGAACTGAACAAGAAGCTTGCAGGCAAGGTGGAGATAACCCATTACACCGGGGGCATACTCCTGACAGCAGCCAAAATAGCCACAGGAATAGGAGCAGGTGTTGCAGACATAGGCCTCTCACATTGCTCTTACTCAAGAGGCCGCTTCCCGGTAATGGAGATCATGGAGTTGCCCCTTGGTTTCCCGAGCAGTTGGGTGGCAACACATGCGGCAAATGACTTTTATAACAAGTTTAAACCCAAGGAGTGGGATAACTACCAGACTCTCATGTTCAGCACCAGCCCTCCCTGTGTTGTGCAAACCCTTACTAAGCCGGTCAAGACTCTCGAAGACATTAAAGGGCTCAAAATCCGGGGCACGGGTAGGATTGCGGATATAACAAAGGCTCTGGGAGCGTTACCAATGCCATTGGAGATGGTGGATGTGTATGAATCTCTCAGACGGGGTGTGCTTGAGGGGAACCTTGGCAATTTTGAGCAGATGAAGGGTTTCAAGATAGGGGAACTCTTGAAGTATAACACCGCATCCTGGAAAATCTCGAGCGTCAATATCTTTTATGTCATTATGAACAAGGCTAAATGGAATAGTCTTCCAGCTGACGTTCAGGCGGTAATAACCGATTACACGAAAGGATTTCTGGAGGAATGGGCGGTATCGTGGAACGATATAGAAATCGAGGGCAGAGAGTTCTTCCTGAAACAGGGTGGCCAGATTATACCCCTCGCGGACACAGAGGCTAATAGGTGGATAAAAGCTGTTGAGCCTATTATAGCAGAATATAAGAAAGACATGGTCTCCAAGGGGTATAAAGCCGATGAGGTCGACAATTGGGTAAACTTTTTGCGGGAACGCGTAGAATATTGGAAAGGCCAGGAAAAGGCCCGGAACATACCGACAGCTTACAAATACTAA
- a CDS encoding methyl-accepting chemotaxis protein: MRKYKSVRTKLIMVISLAVLSTAILCIGVNVYNFSKYYREAIDGKINASAQSVIKSINDILKSGSLGSSGVIMDWIKRDCEKTKASDKDILYLAVTDAQGLVHYHTENQYINKTFEQAKNVIDKAYPIKNDGGDTAGILHIGIEKTTISKKINAFIFGGVLISVLILCLILPLVSLLVSNRIMKPLKKVTVMLTDIAEGDGDLTKRLERVETQDEFEVLSKKFNKFVDKIHEIVVKVGQNTSNVSRSANDIYEKTEEMKNVIVLQMNHTIEVASSVEEMTSSILEVARNANSTKDEANKSSDIAKTGEKKTIENMEIMDGLVNSVETSSSAVNELGTLSDLIDEIIKVIEDIADQTNLLALNAAIEAARAGDAGRGFAVVADEVRKLAEKTATATKDIGKTIISIKNGTINAVSSMGKSKEEVLKSKDKIYEAKNALTEIVSGADLVMAMVTQIASASSQQSIVSEEIGKTVGNIKDSIIQTSSATEHNVKLAGELQRSVEELNNVIGRFKV; the protein is encoded by the coding sequence ATGAGAAAGTACAAAAGTGTCAGAACGAAACTCATAATGGTAATTTCTCTCGCAGTGCTGTCAACAGCCATTTTGTGTATAGGGGTTAATGTATACAATTTCTCAAAATATTATCGTGAAGCTATTGACGGCAAGATAAACGCATCTGCGCAAAGTGTCATTAAGTCGATTAATGACATACTGAAATCAGGCTCCCTGGGAAGCAGCGGAGTGATAATGGATTGGATCAAAAGGGACTGCGAGAAGACCAAAGCCTCAGATAAGGACATCTTATATTTAGCAGTTACCGATGCACAAGGGTTAGTCCATTACCATACCGAAAATCAGTATATAAACAAAACATTCGAGCAGGCAAAAAATGTCATTGACAAAGCATACCCCATTAAAAACGATGGAGGAGATACTGCCGGCATTTTACATATAGGCATCGAGAAGACAACCATTAGTAAAAAGATAAACGCCTTTATATTTGGAGGTGTCTTAATCAGTGTTTTGATACTTTGCCTGATTTTGCCATTGGTTTCCCTTCTTGTTTCAAACAGAATAATGAAACCGCTAAAAAAAGTTACGGTCATGCTGACGGACATAGCCGAAGGAGATGGAGATCTCACGAAAAGGCTGGAAAGGGTCGAGACACAAGACGAATTCGAAGTACTTTCAAAGAAGTTTAACAAATTCGTCGATAAAATACATGAAATTGTTGTGAAGGTAGGGCAAAACACTTCAAATGTATCACGTTCTGCCAATGATATCTACGAAAAGACAGAAGAAATGAAAAATGTGATTGTCCTGCAAATGAATCATACTATTGAAGTTGCAAGTTCAGTTGAAGAAATGACCTCAAGTATCCTCGAAGTTGCAAGAAATGCTAACAGCACAAAAGATGAAGCCAATAAATCATCGGATATTGCAAAGACGGGCGAAAAGAAAACCATCGAGAATATGGAGATCATGGATGGTCTTGTAAACTCGGTAGAAACATCTTCAAGTGCAGTAAATGAGTTAGGAACGCTATCCGATTTAATTGATGAGATAATCAAGGTTATAGAAGACATTGCTGACCAGACCAACCTGCTTGCTTTAAATGCAGCAATTGAGGCAGCCCGCGCTGGAGATGCAGGGAGAGGTTTCGCTGTTGTCGCAGACGAGGTCAGAAAGCTTGCTGAAAAGACAGCAACAGCAACAAAAGATATTGGCAAAACGATCATCTCCATTAAAAACGGTACCATTAATGCGGTAAGTTCAATGGGAAAGAGCAAAGAAGAGGTTTTAAAAAGTAAAGACAAGATTTATGAAGCAAAAAATGCATTAACAGAAATTGTTAGTGGAGCTGATTTGGTAATGGCAATGGTTACACAAATAGCGAGTGCCTCATCTCAGCAGTCTATTGTCTCGGAAGAAATCGGTAAAACTGTCGGCAATATTAAAGATTCTATTATACAAACCTCTTCTGCAACAGAGCATAATGTAAAACTGGCAGGTGAGTTACAGCGATCAGTGGAAGAACTGAACAACGTAATTGGGAGGTTTAAAGTATAA